The Piliocolobus tephrosceles isolate RC106 chromosome 16, ASM277652v3, whole genome shotgun sequence DNA window AATGTCACATATCACATACCAAAAGACACCACTTCCAAAAGACacctttttttggtaattttgaaAGGACTGTGatctgttctgttttcttctttttaagtgGAAGAAGACGACGATGATGATGACAACCTCCCCCAACGGAAGAAGGAGCCAGAACTGCCCTTTGTTCCCAACTATTTGGCCAACCCAGCCTTCCCTTTTATCTACACACCCACAGCAGAGGATTCAGCCCAGATGCAGAATGGGGGCCCCTCCACACCCCCTGCATCACCCCCTGCAGATGGCTCACCTCCATTGCTTCCCCCTGGGGAACCTCCCCTGTTAGGGGCCTTTCCCCGGGACCACACTTCTTTGGCACTAGTTCAGAATGGTGATGTGTCGGCCCCCTCTGCCATACTCAGAACACCAGAAAGCACAAAACCGGGTCCTGTTTGTCAGCCACCAGTGAGTCAGAGCCGCTCCCTGTTTTCTTCTGTCCCATCCAAGCCACCAGTGTCTCTGGAGCCTCAAAATGGGGCATATGCAGGACCAGCGCCAGCATTCCAGCCATTTTTCTTCACTGGAGCATTTCCATTTAATATGCAAGGTAACCCCTCATCAGCAAACAGCCTCTGCAACAGGGGAGTTGGTGTCCCGAGAGGTGGGATTTAATGAGGTATTTTGGGTATAATTACAAACTTACAGAAATGTTACATGACTAGTGTAAGGAACTACCTTTACTCAAATTCACAAATTGTTTACCTTTTGCCCTTTTACCCTGATACCCTTCAGTATTCTTTCCATTATATTTTTCCTAAGAACaaggatattctcttttttttttttttttttttgagatgtagtttcccctgtcacccaggctggagtgcagtggtgtgatcttggctcactgcaacctccacctcccagattcaagcaattcttctacctcagcctcccaagtagctgggattacaggagcataccaccacgcctggctaattttttttttttagtagagatggggtttcaccatgttggccaggctggtctcaaactcctgaccttaagtgattcacctgcctcagcctcccaaagtgctgggattataggtgtgaatcactgcacccagccaggtatTCTCTTATGTAACTACAGTACAAATGACCAAATTTGAGAAATGTAATCTTGAGGTAATGCTGTTCTGTAATCCATAGTCCATGTTTTAATTTTGGATTAAAACATGGATTTCAATAATCCATGTCAATTGTCTCAACCAATGCCTTTTGTATTCTATCATCTATTATACGTACTATCTGTACTATTGATATCTATCTGGACTCTGTAGTCCTCTGCTCCCTGTGCCCTGCTCAGGATCATGCGTTGCATGTAGTTATCATGTCGTTTTAGTTTCCTTTAATCTGGAATCtttaccctttatcatttttgatcTTGATCTTTTTGAAGAGTCCAGGCCAATTATTTTTGTGGGATATGATTTTCAATCATTCTTTCTCCACTTATTAGTTGGTATTTTACTGTAAAGAAGgactttcccttctccttcattAATATCAGTATTGAcacatatatctttattttattcagtgGGTTATAATCTGTTACTATCAATTTTCAATTATTCAAGTTAtcccagatttggccagtgggagccccTTCAAGCTGGTTCTTATGTCCCTTGCAGGTGTCTCCATTGTTCTTGGAGCACTGCCTTACTTTCTGGTGCAGtaagatgttccaggctcataGCATAacttttcctcctcccaccctggaatcagtcatttctccaagaagccctGGTTCTTTTTCGTGGAGAATGGTATTTAGGACACACAGCAAATTTGCCTCCCACTTGGGCCCACCAAGAATGGTATTTAGACACCAGGATGTGGGCACTAGGTGTCCTCATTGCTACAGGTATATCACTTCTTCTAGGCCCGCTGAGAGGACATAGCCAGGAAAGATATCCATATTTCTCTATCAGTGTATATCTTTTTGAGAATATTAAAAACCACAAGTTCATCCTGAGTCTTCCAAATCCAGTCAAATACCATAGGGTACAGCTAgtcttacatttccttttttcctagaAGTAACTCTCTCACTTCCTGTTTTTGAGGAGTTACTACTATAGGTGCTAACAGTGACCTGGGGTGCCACAAGGGATTCGTATACAGGGAACAAAGCAGAACAAAGCAGGGTGCTTGACTTGGGCTGTCTTGGCAGCCAGGTTCAGAATAAAGGAGCAGATTGCTTAGTTCCAAGACCTATGAAGGTGCCACATTCACATCAAGTTATACTTTAGCTTTTATTAGTAGCTTGTCATTTGGCTCTTTTACTGTCTTTTTTGCAAGGAgtttcatattttacaaataccTTTAGGTCCATAATTGTTCAATCTTTTTAGGGTAACTCACATCCTGCCCATGTCTTCTTTCCAAccttcttcccccttcccctgtTCATGTACAGTTTGATACCCAAACCTGTTCTTAAGACTTTGCCTCCTTAGCGCCAATGGCAGAAATAAATTATCCTTCTACATAGCTGGAATGGCTTCCCCTGTCTTGCTCTTACTTTGTGAACCATAGCCTAAAAGTACGGACAACAATGCAGGGAACTGCTCCAGCAAAGCCAGAACTGGGCCTGAGCAAACCCTGCTGGTTACACTTGGTTTTCCCACCAAACAGGTCTGTTAATCATGTACAGACCTTTGGCATGATTAAGTATAACCATCTTCTGGAAAAGATCCTAAATAGCAGGGGCTGTGCTGTGCCAGAACTATTCATTAacatttctcctcttttttctagAGCTGGTACTCAAGGTGAGAATTCAGAACCCATCTCTTCGAGAAAATGATTTCATTGAAATTGAACTGGACCGACAGGAGCTCACCTACCAAGAGTTGCTCAGAGTGTGTTGCTGTGAGCTGGGTGTTAATCCAGATCAAGTGGAGAAGATCAGAAAGTTACCCAACACTCTGTTAAGAAAGGTAAGAAAAGTCTGTTAAGCATGAATGGCTGCTTTTTGCATTTGGAAAATACCTAGCTCCCTCCTTGGTTATATGAGTTAGTTGAGGGAATAAACAGAGAATAGAAAAGGAGCAAAGAATGATTTtccactggcttttttttttttttttttggcaagtcaagtgaagcagtggagTGGAGAAGGAGCAAAGACATCTGTAACTGGTGTTTGGCCAGTTACATTCTTACAAACTAGTTGGAAACACCATTGCATTCAGATCAGCCAACAGTGGCATTTTTGGAAGTTGATACCAGAGATAATTTTCTGAATTATCATTCACGTGTttcctattttcagtttctttagtGATCTGTAAGGATTAACTTAGTGCAGTACTAGATGTGCCTTCTGTTTTACAAGTGAAGAACCAAGTTCAGTTACAGAGCAAATCCATATAGATGCATGTGTGGTCCTTCATACATCTCTGGGTTTTTGAACATCAGGTTTCTGGCTTCTCAGGGCACCTGGGAAACTGATCTGTGCGTTTCCTCTCCCTTCTCATAGCCTCTCCCTTCGCGGTGTGTGCTCATGCTGTCGCAGCTGCTGAGCTGTTTTTAAGGGCTTCCACTTTGCAACCCAATCAGCCTGGGGCCTTAGTTGCACTATCACTGACTTAGCCTGccacagggattttttttcttcctctaggTTTTGAAATGAGACAAGATACTGATATCAATACAGTACACCAAACATATGGAGACAAGTGGCTCTTGTTAATCTgtttaacatatttttgttttaggacAAGGATGTTGCTCGACTCCAAGATTTCCAGGAGCTGGAACTGGTTCTGATgataagtgaaaataattttctgttcagAAATGCTGCATCCACACTGACTGAAAGGCCTTGTTATAACAGGAGAGCTTCAAAACTGACTTACTAATGCAGCAGGGACTTTTATCACTGAGTATTATGACAGTGTGCGTCACCTCTGGGCCAAGGACAAGCCATTGATCTAAATGCCTCGGATGCCCGGGAGGGC harbors:
- the ANKRD40 gene encoding ankyrin repeat domain-containing protein 40 gives rise to the protein MNALLEQKEQQERLREAAALGDIREVQKLVESGVDVNSQNEVNGWTCLHWACKRNHGQVVSYLLKSGADKEILTTKGEMPVQLTSRREIRKIMGVEEDDDDDDNLPQRKKEPELPFVPNYLANPAFPFIYTPTAEDSAQMQNGGPSTPPASPPADGSPPLLPPGEPPLLGAFPRDHTSLALVQNGDVSAPSAILRTPESTKPGPVCQPPVSQSRSLFSSVPSKPPVSLEPQNGAYAGPAPAFQPFFFTGAFPFNMQELVLKVRIQNPSLRENDFIEIELDRQELTYQELLRVCCCELGVNPDQVEKIRKLPNTLLRKDKDVARLQDFQELELVLMISENNFLFRNAASTLTERPCYNRRASKLTY